In Nicotiana tabacum cultivar K326 chromosome 2, ASM71507v2, whole genome shotgun sequence, the following proteins share a genomic window:
- the LOC107793924 gene encoding uncharacterized protein LOC107793924: MSNLPKLEFVTLDISGKNYLSWVLDAEIYFAAKAIENTIIQGNKTSDQDKAKAMIFLCHHLDEGLKTEYLILKDPFELWSSLKERYDHLKATILPRARYEWIHLRLQNFKTVSEYNSVVFMITSQLKLCGEIVNDEDLLEKTLSTFHASKVVLQQQYREKGLKKYSELISCLLVAEQHNTLLIKNHEVRPTGSASFFEVNMVAATQKSERR, from the coding sequence ATGTCGAATTTACCAAAGCTTGAATTTGTCACACTTGACATCTCCGGAAAGAATTATTTATCATGggtccttgatgctgaaatttaCTTTGCTGCAAAAGCTATtgaaaatactattatacaaggaaataaAACATCAGATCAGGATAAAGCAAAGGCTATGATTTTCCTTTGTCATCATCTCGATGAAGGGTTAAAGACCGAATACTTAATCCTAAAGGATCCATTTGAATTATGGAGCAGTTTGAAGGAACGATATGACCATCTTAAGGCAACGATATTGCCAAGAGCTCGATATGAATGGATTCACTTACGGTTACAAAATTTTAAAACTGTAAGTGAATATAATTCTGTTGTATTCATGATAACTTCCCAACTTAAATTATGTGGGGAAATTGTGAATGATGAGGATTTACTGGAAAAGACTCTTTCTACTTTTCATGCATCAAAAGTGGTATTACAgcaacaataccgtgaaaaggGTTTAAAGAAATATTCTGAATTAATCTCATGCCTCCTGGTGGCTGAACAACATAATACCCTTTTAATAAAAAATCATGAAGTTCGTCCCACTGGATCTGCATCATTTTTCGAAGTGAATATGGTAGCAGCTACTCAaaagtctgaaagaagataa